TATATGGTTTGAAAAATCCTAACAACCTAAGTTATAGCCACAGATTCTAATGTCCTAAAAACACAGATCTTTCTTCCagaaatattgtttaagtAATGACTTACATAATCCTATTTCTttaatacatttgtttttattcgaCAGAACCAGCCTTGATTGCCAAATCTAGTATTATTTTGGATGTCAAGCCTTGGGATGACGAGACTGACATGGCTGAAATGGAAAAAGCTGTAAGAAGCATTGCTACTGAGGGTTTGCTTTGGGGAGCATCCAAACTTGTGCCATTAGCTTATGGGATTCACAAACTTCAAATTTCTTGTGTTGTTGAAGATGAGAAAGTTTCTGTGGACTGGTTAACAGAAGAAATTGAGAAAATTGATGACTATGTAAGTTACatgttgataaattaatttcataggATGAAATGACAAACATTCTAAGGTTGGAAGACAAATGATATTATAAGCgatatagatttttaattcattagaaactagcttttgcacgcggcttcgcccgcgtgattttccatgggagcagttatttttccgggatgaaaggtaccctatgtctttctctgtacttcaaactatttgtatgcaaaatttcaagaagattgtttgagtagatagGGTGTgaagttgtaaaaaataaacatacttttgcatttataatattaggattcaTCACtcaatttttatgacataatatttatatctttacaGGTTCAAAGCATCGACATAGCTGCTTTCaacaaagtttaataaaacctAGATGAAAATGTTCTGTTCAATAAAAAGTGTACCTAATACATTCTTTTTCGTTTCATTTTATACTAGTCACCGCTCAAGCTGAAAGTAACAACTTCCTAAAACATCTAAAGTACACAGTGCAAAATAAGACAGTATCCGAAAATGACAACTTACCTGTTGATGATACCTGTATAATCACCATAGCTAGAACTAAGAATGATCTCAAAGACAACGATGGAGTAGATTTTGTTTTCGACAAAGGAACCGTAGAGCCAGCACTACTTAAGATATTATTGATCCAAAGTACTATCATTCGTAAATCAACCCAACATCTCGTCTTGGGCGGTGAAAAGACCGGTATAGTTGCATATTATGTATACctgtcaataaataataaagatcgGATCGGACTATAGCTGAAAGACATAACTAGCAATACATGTCTCATACGAAAATTCTTAGTAGTGCTGGTGGTGTATTCCCATTTTCCCTGTCGTCGCccattaatgatttttttatgattgaaTTTTAGtactagttatataaaaatatcagtagATGGCGCTTAGTGTATGTTAAAGCTTTTTATGCCAGCACTACACTGTCGCCGGTCTCAAGACACATGACGACGCAAATGCCTGCTTTTAtctaccgcaatgaaaaaccagcaatgtatacgaTTTCCACCATAGTTTGACATGCCGTTGAATTacagtgtggagccgacaTTAAAGTCCCCGTGGGATTTATTGCCTCCAGCCCGACTAGAGATGTGCCGCTGAAAAATAAGGactattactgcacatttatcccgccagagtacagcactgtatgttaggtgtAAGCTTTGCCgccgattaaaacgtttattttagagtactttattaatcctttcattatgtaagcattcgtttgtgaaaatagacaacaatgtagcatattcgggtgctgATATATTGGGAAAAgttgttttccataagataaaaaaacttcgaaaactatgggatacgcctcacgtaaaattttcgagccagtaaacggtcgaaaagaagctcggaacacttcacacgtaaagacttattaaaatatgcatggacttcatacaggtaagatcttcagtcaaaatcaagtttatatcagtttatcaACACTCAACTGACCAAATAAcagcagaacataacctaaaatagtttattctcttcaggataatccactaaatcctaaAAATCTCTAAATCCTTAAACTctcaccacgattgcgtagaaggtatttttggtcgtaaatccacaacaatattgaaaattggcgctttttgccttcATTGGCAATGTTTATGTGTACCTTATGTTGTACCAGTaacgccatctgcgctgagctttgcgtaatattatCTGTTCTCAGAAATTGCTTCTCTTGCGATATTTTAGTTACGTACTAAAATATCATGACGCTGAATGTATTTTGAAACGCAAAACTGTTTCCGTGAGATTTATTGACTACGGACCCgactaaaactaaaaaggtTAAAGTACGTTGGTATTCTTCATACTTTGACATGGACGTGGATCTAGACCACAGACCATGgcatttctttcttttctcgATTTTCGCTCGTGGACGGAGCTTCATGTCAATGTCACTTTGTTGTGTCAAACAGATTTGTGACgtggctgtatgggctagtaccctttgcctcctcaataaaacgtgggaataaacaaaaaaaaagatttgtgACGTATACAGACAAATTTTTCTTGATCTttgctttgattttatttagcaCTTTTGTTCGTTCTCTAGCCATTACtcgtaattttatgttttcaataaataaatacctaccatGACTTCTTGTAAGAAATGTAATGCTGTCGGGActgtaattttaagaaaaatagatAGCTATTGTGAATCATGCTTTCTTACTGGTACCAACCACAAATTTCGTGCATGTCTTGGTAGAAGTAAAACTTTATCGTCTAATGAAAAAGTTTTGATCTGTTTGACGAGAGGTCTTGGTTCCACAGTATTGCTGGATCTGGTAAAAAATAGCTTAGCCTTAGATAACCATAAGAAACTTCGGATAACACCTTATTTTTTGCACCTAAAAGGTAATCTACATAACCTTcaattactatttataaaatttgtatataatatgtaaaaattcatttaaaaaattataataaaaaaaaattctgagTGCcaactcaatattttttataaacactgGATGGGATAATGGGGAGAAAAAAGTGTATGtactaaaatcaaaatttctaCATATTGTCTGCTTGATCAAATTGCAGTTTTctattacctacttatagtCTCTGAACTAAAGCTGTAATGGACGGGCAGACAtgacaaaactaaatattccTTGTTTTTTCGAAGCCATAGaatgtttgtatattataatattttgttacaggtTATGAGAATGATGaagaaaatctaaatattgCTAGTTCTATTATAGAAATATGCCAAACATATGGATTTGATGTATATATTTCCAATATATCAGATTATCTTAACTCCGATAGCACTCTTCCAGatgtaaatacaatacaagaaaataatattaatgaaattatgagatttcaaaaaattctaaatagtATGCCACCTACTGCACAAAATGATTTTCTTGtaaaagttaaaagaaaattattcattaaatttgcCAAGAAGCTggaatgtaaatttattttcactgcTGAAACTACAACCACATTAGCAATACATTTACTTTCTAATATTGCAACTGGAAGAGGATCCCAGATACAAAATGACATAGTAAGTATCACAATAATTCACTATGTGCAGAATTTTTAGTGAATTACAAATGACAAATTAGAGCCACAGATGTGGCTGATGTCAGAGCACTctctttcctactttttgtTCTTGATTcacaaatacctacatatctATTGAATCGTACtttgaacaaaatttattattgttttgttttttcttttagggATTTTCTGACTGTAGAGATAATGCTGTCACAATATTGAGACCTGTCAAAGATATTACTGGAGAAGAATTGattcattacataaatataaaaggatTGAAAGTTTTACACA
This DNA window, taken from Plodia interpunctella isolate USDA-ARS_2022_Savannah chromosome 2, ilPloInte3.2, whole genome shotgun sequence, encodes the following:
- the Ctu2 gene encoding cytoplasmic tRNA 2-thiolation protein 2, yielding MTSCKKCNAVGTVILRKIDSYCESCFLTGTNHKFRACLGRSKTLSSNEKVLICLTRGLGSTVLLDLVKNSLALDNHKKLRITPYFLHLKGYENDEENLNIASSIIEICQTYGFDVYISNISDYLNSDSTLPDVNTIQENNINEIMRFQKILNSMPPTAQNDFLVKVKRKLFIKFAKKLECKFIFTAETTTTLAIHLLSNIATGRGSQIQNDIGFSDCRDNAVTILRPVKDITGEELIHYINIKGLKVLHNQSSKGNSLQSVIKTFVTELQKNFPATIPTICKTADKIGMNSCESSNKCAICESDINGDSSKLSALEASSYSRMISLMEPPKRNSDKKWNENTSLFPYIQKSLCYGCSRNYSEMSNCRLPSHIMM